A stretch of Fusarium poae strain DAOMC 252244 chromosome 2, whole genome shotgun sequence DNA encodes these proteins:
- a CDS encoding hypothetical protein (BUSCO:42179at5125), with amino-acid sequence MERDLTTLPSRPKGLTKSTSGASFGDGSAMSVPVLGSHPLGTLHVHQVSETPHQEEDDDDGPPPLDPPSTQKETTSLYKTSQHNSSKSLQSPTWEPLEHHLGGGDVVLILDLPEVFTVGYDSISFTAKHFGGIRDIPPGAHFFWVAHPGGMSTRCGFWVVANNTNAVHVMQWDRFNEVLGDSARAEARIQSDNLEAIHSKLVPYQDPTAVNAARGDLAQAASQRNFNMWEQLTGKVNENLLNRVTGQNYDNWTLHTGDRVKGSVLMAAEMELDNSLSNPMLMARELNFAFSQRTKTYSTDNTGADRTLEATDATPYILSLIDASHNGLTSDDVVGEFQFTFVVGVHLGNDSCIQQWWHMLLKIFLRAYLLPARRPSLAAAFIHTLTAQLTYSASWLEGSILDSAESQTRDLRLALTVYKRRLEELMQGLGNQATSDQLSVATAFAGLEAVATNMLDWDLRGDYLRRGNIMMEDGEEVELEDADMAAEDERGEWAPEIVDLDESGRQRDLVSWND; translated from the coding sequence ATGGAGCGAGATCTCACAACGCTCCCATCTCGTCCCAAGGGCTTGACAAAATCAACATCGGGCGCATCTTTCGGCGATGGCTCTGCAATGTCAGTGCCAGTTCTAGGATCTCATCCCCTAGGAACTCTTCACGTTCATCAAGTCAGCGAGACACctcatcaagaagaagacgatgatgacggcCCCCCACCTCTTGATCCTCCCTCGACACAGAAAGAGACtacttctttatataaaacctCACAGCACAACTCTTCGAAATCCCTCCAGAGTCCGACCTGGGAGCCTTTGGAACACCACCTAGGAGGCGGCGACGTGGTTCTCATTCTTGATTTGCCCGAGGTCTTTACTGTTGGATATGACTCTATATCATTTACAGCTAAGCATTTTGGCGGCATCAGAGATATACCCCCAGGAGCTCACTTCTTCTGGGTAGCTCATCCTGGAGGCATGTCCACCCGCTGTGGCTTTTGGGTTGTCGCGAACAATACCAATGCTGTCCATGTTATGCAATGGGACCGCTTCAACGAGGTTCTCGGCGACTCTGCTCGTGCTGAGGCACGCATCCAGTCCGACAATCTCGAGGCTATCCACTCTAAGCTGGTCCCTTACCAAGACCCAACTGCGGTAAACGCTGCCCGTGGAGATCTGGCTCAAGCTGCCTCGCAAAGAAATTTCAACATGTGGGAGCAGCTCACGGGCAAGGTCAATGAGAATCTCCTCAATCGAGTGACTGGTCAAAATTACGACAACTGGACGCTTCACACAGGCGATCGTGTCAAGGGATCAGTACTCATGGCGGCTGAGATGGAACTCGACAACTCGCTCTCAAATCCCATGCTCATGGCTCGTGAGCTCAACTTTGCCTTTAGCCAACGCACAAAGACATACTCGACAGACAACACTGGTGCTGACCGGACCCTTGAGGCTACGGACGCAACTCCTTACATCCTATCACTGATCGATGCGTCTCATAATGGTCTCACTTCTGACGACGTTGTTGGAGAATTTCAGTTCACATTCGTCGTGGGTGTGCACCTTGGCAATGATTCATGTATTCAGCAGTGGTGGCATATGCTGCTCAAGATATTTCTCCGCGCCTATCTTCTTCCCGCACGCCGACCATCTCTCGCTGCTGCTTTCATTCACACTCTGACCGCACAATTGACGTATAGTGCCTCTTGGCTTGAGGGTTCAATCCTGGACTCTGCCGAGTCACAGACCCGAGATCTGCGACTTGCACTTACCGTATACAAGCGCCGCCTCGAGGAACTCATGCAAGGTCTGGGTAACCAAGCTACATCAGATCAGCTCAGCGTCGCCACAGCTTTTGCAGGTCTCGAGGCTGTTGCAACAAACATGCTCGATTGGGATCTACGCGGAGACTACTTGCGTCGTGGTAATATCATGATGGAGGATGGCGAGGAGGTGGAGCTGGAAGATGCGGACATGGCAGCGGAAGACGAACGTGGTGAGTGGGCGCCAGAAATTGTTGACCTGGACGAGTCTGGACGGCAGCGCGATCTTGTCTCGTGGAACGACTAG
- the RPS16 gene encoding 40S ribosomal protein S16 (BUSCO:54483at5125) — protein MSATNSVQCFGKKKTATAVAHCKAGKGLIKVNGRPLQLVQPEILRFKVYEPLLVVGLDKFAGIDIRIYAIRQAIAKSLVAYYQKFVDEHSKNLLKQALVQFDRTLLVADNRRCEPKKFGGPGARARFQKSYR, from the exons ATGAGCGCCACCAACTCCGTTCAGTGCTTCGGTAAGAAGAAGACGGCTACTGCTGTCGCCCACTGCAAG GCCGGTAAGGGTCTCATCAAGGTCAACGGACGTCCTCTCCAGCTCGTCCAGCCTGAGATCCTCCGCTTCAAG GTCTACGAGCCTCTTCTCGTCGTTGGTCTTGATAAGTTTGCCGGAATAGACATCCGG ATCTACGCTATCCGACAAGCTATCGCCAAGTCCCTGGTCGCCTACTACCAGAAGTTCGTCGATGAGCACTCCAAGAACCTCCTCAAGCAGGCTCTCGTCCAATTCGACCGAACCCTCCTCGTTGCCGACAACCGCCGCTGCGAGCCCAAGAAGTTCGGTGGTCCCGGTGCCCGTGCCCGCTTCCAGAAGTCTTACCGTTAA
- the CRP63 gene encoding 60S ribosomal protein L32 (BUSCO:56519at5125), with translation MVSAKKHVPIVKKRTKRFERHQSDRFMRVGASWRKPKGIDSRVRRRFRGTIAMPSIGYGSNQKTRYMAPSGFKAFLVNNKADVELLLMHHRTHAAEIAHNVSSRKRVEIIARAKQLGVKVTNPKAKVTTEV, from the exons ATGGTTTCCGCCAAGAAGCACGTCCCTATCGTCAAGAAGC GCACCAAGCGCTTCGAGAGGCATCAGTCAGATCGCTTCATGCGAGTAGGAGCCTCATGGCGTAAGCCCAAGGGTATTGACAGCCGAGTCCGCCGTCGATTCCGTGGCACCATTGCCATGCCCTCT ATCGGTTACGGATCCAACCAGAAGACCCGTTACATGGCCCCCTCTGGCTTCAAGGCTTTCCTCGTGAACAACAAAGCAGACGTCGAACTCCTTTTAATGCACCACAGAACTCATGCTGCCGA GATCGCCCACAACGTCTCTTCCCGAAAGCGAGTTGAGATCATCGCTCGTGCCAAGCAACTGGGAGTCAAGGTCACCAACCCCAAGGCCAAGGTTACCACCGAGGTTTAA
- a CDS encoding hypothetical protein (BUSCO:22672at5125) yields MASHTRTVPDGMENFVVGLIGMGDMGKMYAERLSAAGWRILACDREENQESLQKEYAGNKNIEICRNGHFVSRASDYIIYSVEAAVIDRVIAQYGPSTKLGAIVGGQTSCKSPEIAAFETHLPSDVDIISCHSLHGPNVDPYNQPLVLIQHRAPDSALRKVEAVLSCLKSKFVHLTAREHDRITADTQAVTHAAFLSMGKAWHANKQFPWELSRYVGGIENVKVNLMLRIYSQKWHVYAGLAILNPEAREQISQYARSVTDLYKLMLEGNREGFRERVYRARDKVFGPSTSWETRPLLEPSILSSFSLGTPTDEPRPNNHLSILAMVDCWAALNIVPYDHMLCSTPLFRLRLGVTEYLFRNGDVLDAAIETAIDDKTYRSDDLEFTFAARAWAECVNLGHFETWEKRFVSTQEFFQPRFEEAKVVGNQMMKKILENSKDN; encoded by the exons ATGGCTTCACACACTCGAACCGTCCCTGATGGGATGGAGAATTTTGTCGTCGGACTGATTGGCATGGGCGACATGGGCAAGATGTACGCCGAAAGGCTGTCTGCCGCTGGCTGGAG AATCTTGGCCTGCGACCGAGAAGAGAACCAGGAGAGCCTTCAGAAAGAATATGCTGGAAAT AAAAATATAGAAATTTGTCGAAATGGCCATTTCGTATCCCGCGCAAGCGACTACATCATCTACAGCGTTGAAGCCGCCGTCATTGATCGTGTAATTGCTCAGTATGGACCAT CTACCAAACTTGGTGCCATCGTTGGAGGCCAAACCTCATGCAAGTCCCCTGAGATCGCCGCTTTCGAGACTCATCTTCCGTCCGATGTCGACATTATCTCCTGCCACTCGCTCCACGGCCCCAACGTCGACCCTTACAACCAACCCCTTGTTCTCATTCAGCACCGCGCTCCAGACTCGGCCCTCCGCAAGGTCGAGGCTGTCTTGAGCTGCCTCAAGTCCAAGTTCGTCCATCTCACGGCCCGTGAGCATGACCGCATCACTGCAGACACCCAGGCCGTCACCCATGCCGCTTTCCTGTCTATGGGCAAGGCGTGGCATGCTAATAAACAGTTCCCCTGGGAGCTGAGTCGCTACGTTGGTGGTATCGAGAACGTCAAGGTCAATCTGATGCTACGCATCTACAGCCAGAAGTGGCATGTGTACGCAGGTCTTGCCATCCTGAACCCTGAGGCTAGAGAGCAGATCTCGCAGTATGCACGAAGTGTTACAGACCTGTACAAGCTCATGCTTGAAGGCAACCGCGAGGGTTTCAGGGAGCGAGTCTACCGTGCACGCGACAAGGTGTTTGGCCCGTCAACATCTTGGGAGACACGTCCTCTGCTTGAGCCATCGATCCTCTCGTCCTTTTCTCTTGGTACACCAACCGACGAGCCCCGGCCCAACAACCACCTTTCAATCCTCGCCATGGTCGACTGTTGGGCTGCACTCAACATCGTGCCATATGATCACATGCTCTGCAGCACCCCTCTATTCCGTTTGCGTCTTGGTGTAACTGAGTATCTATTCCGAAACGGGGATGTGCTGGATGCTGCGATTGAGACTGCAATTGATGACAAGACATATCGTAGTGACGATCTGGAGTTTACCTTTGCAGCCCGGGCTTGGGCTGAATGTGTCAATCTGGGTCACTTTGAGACATGGGAGAAGCGGTTTGTGAGCACCCAGGAATTCTTCCAACCCCGATTTGAGGAGGCTAAAGTGGTGGGCAATCaaatgatgaagaagattcTGGAGAACTCTAAGGATAATTAG
- a CDS encoding hypothetical protein (BUSCO:31356at5125): MEVVFALGSNGSGQLGIGHKEDVSVPKQVLFHPGPPASSIVQVTAGGNHTLLLTKTGQLYWSGDSTPGACGLTSGPDVAVFRELQLTKNGEPSTGEVALITATWEASIIVAKDSEGKKSQVFSFGAGLKGELGLGELIVRTPSSTRIREFPPPGTEVVDLAACMGHVVAVLDNGDAYGWGNARKSQAGEPGQVLHAPRKIEGLDFKVTRAVCGREFTCLFGDPQSGNLKVLGSDKWKIQSDAPETCPEWKDVGASWGNVFILAKDGSLQAWGRDDHGQLPPPGLPEVNKIAIGSEHVVALSTAGDVLSWGWGEHGNCGPQVENNDVKGRWNVIASSKFIPPGSKIEEVGAGCATSWVFITAE, from the coding sequence ATGGAGGTCGTGTTTGCTTTGGGTTCGAACGGCTCCGGTCAACTGGGCATTGGCCACAAAGAGGACGTTTCCGTGCCAAAGCAGGTCCTTTTCCATCCTGGTCCGCCAGCCTCCTCAATTGTTCAAGTTACAGCTGGTGGTAATCATACTCTACTGCTTACGAAAACTGGTCAACTATACTGGAGTGGCGATTCTACACCTGGAGCTTGCGGACTGACGTCTGGTCCCGATGTTGCCGTTTTCCGAGAACTTCagcttaccaaaaatggagAGCCTTCAACCGGCGAGGTTGCCTTGATTACAGCGACTTGGGAAGCTTCAATTATTGTGGCTAAGGATTCAGAGGGCAAGAAATCGCAGGTCTTTAGTTTCGGCGCTGGTTTAAAAGGCGAGCTAGGTCTGGGCGAACTCATTGTCCGGACGCCATCATCAACACGAATTCGAGAATTTCCTCCTCCAGGCACAGAAGTTGTCGACTTGGCTGCTTGCATGGGACATGTCGTCGCAGTTCTTGACAATGGAGACGCCTATGGCTGGGGTAACGCAAGGAAATCTCAAGCTGGTGAGCCGGGCCAAGTTCTTCATGCTCCCCGAAAGATCGAAGGTCTCGACTTTAAGGTTACACGGGCTGTTTGTGGTAGAGAATTCACATGTCTATTTGGCGACCCACAAAGTGGAAACCTCAAGGTTCTGGGTTCAGACAAATGGAAAATTCAATCAGATGCACCCGAGACCTGTCCCGAGTGGAAAGACGTAGGAGCTAGCTGGGGAAATGTCTTCATCCTGGCAAAGGATGGTTCTCTGCAGGCTTGGGGACGAGACGATCACGGGCAACTACCTCCCCCGGGTCTTCCAGAGGTGAACAAAATCGCAATTGGTAGCGAACATGTCGTTGCTCTTTCTACTGCAGGCGATGTTCTATCATGGGGTTGGGGTGAACACGGCAATTGTGGACCTCAAGTTGAGAACAACGACGTCAAAGGTCGATGGAATGTCATTGCTTCGTCCAAATTTATACCCCCTGGCTCTAAGATAGAAGAGGTTGGAGCTGGTTGTGCCACCAGCTGGGTATTCATCACAGCAGAGTGA